The region CGCCATTATCCCACCCCAGTCCCCGTAGTCAGGGGTGCGCCGACATGGGAGCGGGCCAATGGCAGGCGCTCCGCATTTCTTGGCCCAACACCTGGGACTCGGTCGCCGCAGATCCTCCTAGTCCTGAGTCTTTGACTCTGGCGATTTGCGCCGCtggggctgctggtgctggtgctggtgctggcgctggtgccgctgcacgggtggcggcggcggcgcgagcacatacacacacacacgcacggAGATGGACGGTACGTAGAGAGAGacgcgcacacacaccacacctCTCCCTCACTCTCACACACGCTGGCGCAATGCCAAGCAtctcgcgcccgcgcgacAATCCACTTGGCACAAGCCGTCGCCCGTTCGTCctggcaggcatggcagTCGCCAGGTCAGTCAGTCTCTGCGCGGCACTCGAAATCGCCGtgcgccgtcctcctcccgtccccggtcgcccgcccgcccttgtCTCCCCCGGCCttgcttgttgctgctgctactactactactactactactactactcctgGTAGTCCTCCtacctccaccaccacgcggCCAACCTCCTTCCCCCAACTCACACCATCCATTGTTGGCTCTATCCCCGCCTGTTCGTTGCCGTCTGTCCTTCCGTTGTCGTCGCTCCTCTTCTCGGCCTCACCAAGATCTCGCCATGACCTCTTGACGCTGCTCAACCCTCACCACGAGTAGTCTCCTCAttcctccctctctctgcctggCCGTGAGACACCGACGAAGAGAGTACTCCCCCCAACCGACCGACGGACCCCGGGGGCCCAACAACGCCTCGTGCGCCCGACTGCCccgtgcgcgtgcgcgcctcACCCCTCCAAAGAGACGTCCCGTCGATctgctgctcccgccgcccggggggccactgccaccgccaTGGTCAAGCTGCAGATGCACGAcgggccggcgccctcgtcgaggagacggcaCTTTCTCTGGGCCGCCGTCCTGATAGCCGTCACCTGCGTCTTCTGGTTCCGCCACCTCCTCTACATCTCGTGGACGCTGACGACGCTGCGGGCCAGCTGGcgcaacgacgccgacgactttATCCTCTCCGAGGCACACGACAACTTCGACGTCACCTTTACAAACTACACGCGCAACCagctctccgccgccccctACGAGGACGTGGTGCCACCCATCCTGCACCACATCGCCCTTGGCACGACCAAGGACCAATGGCGCGAGTCGTGGCAGGAGGCGGTCCAGAGCTGCCTCGACCTCCACCCGGGCTGGAAGTCCTATCAGtggaccgacgacgacgcggccgccctgGTGGCGGACAAGTTCcccgagctgcgcgacatgTGGGAGAACTACCGCTACCCCATTGAGCGcatcgacgcgctgcgctACATGGTGCTCTACGAgtacggcggcgtcatcctcgacatGGACATCAAGTGCCGGAGCTCGCTGGGCCCGCTGCGCCgcttcggcttcgtcgcgccCGAGGCCTACCCGACGGGCTTCTCCATCAGcttcatgatggcggccaaggccaacgccTTCATCGGCGAGATCCTGCGCAACCTGCCCGTCTACGACAAGCACTGGTTCGGCCTGCCGTACGCCACCGTCATGTTCAGCACGGGCGGCCACTTTGCCTCGGTCGTCCACACCAACCAGCCCGACCGCGCCAACTTTAAGATTCTGCCGGGGCCGCTGCATAGCCTCAACGGCCGCGTCGTGACGCCCCTGTTCGAGCACCTCGGGAGCTCGTCGTGGCACTCGTACGACGCGCAGCTCATCACGGCGGtcggggcgcgggcgaaCCTGATCTTTTTCTTTTGCGTGGGCATGGCGCTGGCCCTTTTCATGAGGAGGCGCATCATTCGCCGGCTACGGACGATGTAGGGAAGAAGGCGACATGTTAATACAAgagagacggagacggggcGCATGTACATAGGCACCGCCGCACCGCTTGCCGCGATGACACGACATAGCATAATTGAACAAAAATGACAACTGAGAATGTATGCGCGCGAGGGGCAGTGACATGGCTTCATTTCGTGTGTagtcgggcgagggcgcttCCAGTCGGTGGCGGATGGTCGCGTGAGTGCCCCCGATGGACGCGCTTATTCCCGTGCCAGGGCCGTGCTGCGGTCGCCCGTGGCAGCTCGACCGGCCGATACGTACGGAGGAAAGCAGCTGGCCGCTCAGCTCAGCTTACGCTCGGCCGAAGCGTCTGCTagcccggcgcccgctggtggtactaggtaggtaatCCGCGtgggcaaaaaaaaaaaaaaaaaaaaaggagagAATGCGAATGCGACGCAAAATGAGGCTGGTTTGGGCAAGTCGGTCGATGCACGGcggagacgtcgccgccgccgccgccgccgccgcgctgcccaCGGACTTTATATATGAGGCGCAGGTCATGTATAATTAACGTGGATGTAACCGCAGTTTTAGTAGTATGCACACCTGGCGCATGGTCCGGTCCGGACTCCGGAGTTTTATGTTGCCCCACCGTGGTGGTATCGAGCCCCTTTTCGGCAATTGAGTGACGAACGTACTCTGTAGGTGGAGTGAGTGGCTTATGA is a window of Purpureocillium takamizusanense chromosome 10, complete sequence DNA encoding:
- a CDS encoding uncharacterized protein (TransMembrane:2 (i20-42o293-316i)~CAZy:GT32~COG:I~EggNog:ENOG503P3JZ) is translated as MVKLQMHDGPAPSSRRRHFLWAAVLIAVTCVFWFRHLLYISWTLTTLRASWRNDADDFILSEAHDNFDVTFTNYTRNQLSAAPYEDVVPPILHHIALGTTKDQWRESWQEAVQSCLDLHPGWKSYQWTDDDAAALVADKFPELRDMWENYRYPIERIDALRYMVLYEYGGVILDMDIKCRSSLGPLRRFGFVAPEAYPTGFSISFMMAAKANAFIGEILRNLPVYDKHWFGLPYATVMFSTGGHFASVVHTNQPDRANFKILPGPLHSLNGRVVTPLFEHLGSSSWHSYDAQLITAVGARANLIFFFCVGMALALFMRRRIIRRLRTM